The Corvus hawaiiensis isolate bCorHaw1 chromosome 2, bCorHaw1.pri.cur, whole genome shotgun sequence genome includes a window with the following:
- the CNGA3 gene encoding cyclic nucleotide-gated cation channel alpha-3 isoform X1 — MAKINTQHSYPGMHSLSVRTIDEDIERIENGYIRTHSLYEDAPSELQGVVSVEGRHVPESQASSFTGRGAMARLSRFVLSVRSWAMRHLHHEDQRPDSFLERIRGPELVEVSTRQSNIRSFLGARERPGGANSHWPLARFNVNFSNNTNEDKKEEKKEVKEEKKEEKNEEKKDDKKDDKKDDKKDDKKKEEQKKEVFVIDPSSNLYYNWLTIIAAPVFYNWCMLVCRACFDELQMDHIKMWLFLDYVSDIIYLLDMLVRFRTGFLEQGLLVKDEKKLREHYTSTMQFKLDVLSLVPTDLAYVKLGLNYPELRFNRLLRIARLFEFFDRTETRTNYPNMFRIGNLVLYILIIIHWNACIYFAISKVIGFGTDSWVYPNVSVPEYARLSRKYIYSLYWSTLTLTTIGETPPPVKDEEYLFVVIDFLVGVLIFATIVGNVGSMISNMNASRAEFQAKVDSIKQYMQFRKVTKDLEARVIKWFDYLWTNKKTVDEKEVLKNLPDKLKAEIAINVHLDTLRKVRIFQDCEAGLLIELVLKLKPTVFSPGDYICKKGDIGREMYIIKEGKLAVVADDGITQFVVLSDGSYFGEISILNIKGSKSGNRRTANIRSIGYSDLFCLSKDDLMEALTEYPEAKKALEEKGRQILMKDNLIDEEAAKAGADPKDLEEKIGRLEVALDTLQTRFARLLAEYSSAQQKVKQRLARVETRVKKYGSGSLSIAEAEAEKPEEEKKQ; from the exons ATGGCAAAAATCAACACCCAGCACTCCTACCCTGGTATGCACAGCCTGTCTGTCAGAACTATTGATGAAGATATCGAAAGGATTGAAAATGGCTATATCAG AACCCATTCACTGTATGAGGATGCACCCTCAGAACTGCAGGGAGTCGTTTCTGTGGAGGGAAGGCATGTACCTGAATCCCAGGCGAGCTCCTTCACGGGCAGGGGAGCAATGGCAAG GCTGTCACGATTTGTCTTATCTGTAAGGTCATGGGCCATGAGACACCTGCACCATGAAGACCAAAGGCCTGATTCTTTCCTAGAACGTATCAGAGGGCCGGAGCTCGTAGAGGTGTCCACCAGGCAAAGCAATATCCGCTCCTTTCTGGGTGCCCGTGAGCGGCCCGGGGGAGCAAACAG TCACTGGCCCTTAGCCAGGTTCAATGTCAACTTTAGCAACAACACCAATGAAGA caaaaaggaagaaaagaaagaggttaaagaggagaaaaaagaggaaaagaacgaggaaaagaaagatgacaaaaaagatgacaaaaaagatgacaaaaaagatgataagaaaaaggaaga gcagaaaaaagaGGTCTTTGTGATAGATCCTTCAAGCAATCTGTACTACAACTGGCTGACCATAATTGCAGCACCCGTGTTCTATAACTGGTGTATGCTAGTGTGCAG agCCTGCTTTGATGAGCTACAAATGGACCATATTAAAATGTGGCTGTTCTTGGATTATGTATCTGATATTATCTATCTTCTTGACATGCTCGTCAGATTCAGAACAG GCTTCCTTGAACAAGGCTTGCTAGTTAAGGACGAGAAGAAATTACGAGAACATTATACCAGCACTATGCAGTTCAAACTGGACGTGCTGTCTCTTGTGCCAACGGACCTGGCATATGTCAAGCTTGGTTTGAACTACCCTGAGCTCCGATTTAACCGCTTGCTGAGGATCGCTCGGCTCTTCGAGTTTTTTGACCGTACTGAGACCAGGACAAATTATCCGAACATGTTCCGTATCGGCAATCTCGTGTTATACATTCTTATCATCATCCATTGGAATGCGTGTATATACTTTGCAATATCGAAGGTGATCGGGTTTGGAACTGACTCCTGGGTGTATCCCAACGTGTCTGTTCCGGAGTACGCGCGCCTGTCCAGGAAGTACATTTACAGCCTGTACTGGTCGACCCTCACGCTGACAACCATCGGAGAAACACCGCCCCCCGTGAAAGATGAGGAGTATCTCTTTGTGGTCATCGACTTCCTGGTGGGCGTGCTCATCTTTGCTACCATTGTCGGTAATGTCGGCTCTATGATTTCCAACATGAATGCTTCCAGGGCAGAGTTCCAGGCCAAAGTGGATTCCATTAAACAGTACATGCAATTCCGAAAAGTGACTAAGGATTTGGAAGCCAGGGTTATTAAGTGGTTTGATTACCTCTGGACCAACAAGAAAACAGTGGATGAGAAGGAAGTTCTCAAAAATCTGCCTGACAAGTTGAAAGCTGAAATTGCCATCAATGTCCATTTGGACACACTGAGGAAAGTGCGTATATTCCAGGATTGTGAAGCTGGACTTCTCATTGAGCTGGTGCTGAAACTGAAACCTACAGTCTTCAGTCCTGGGGACTACATTTGCAAAAAAGGAGATATTGGAAGAGAAATGTACATTATCAAAGAGGGGAAATTGGCTGTGGTGGCGGATGATGGCATAACCCAATTTGTAGTCCTAAGTGATGGCAGCTACTTTGGTGAAATCAGCATCCTAAACATCAAAGGTAGCAAATCTGGCAACAGGAGGACAGCCAACATTAGGAGTATTGGTTATTCTGATTTGTTCTGCTTGTCTAAGGATGATTTAATGGAAGCTCTCACAGAATATCCAGAAGCCAAAAAGGCTCTGGAAGAGAAAGGACGTCAAATTCTAATGAAAGACAATTTAATAGATGAGGAGGCAGCAAAAGCGGGAGCTGACCCAAAagacttggaagaaaaaataggACGACTTGAAGTAGCTCTGGATACGCTGCAGACTAGGTTTGCGAGGCTCTTGGCAGAATACTCCTCAGCTCAACAAAAGGTGAAACAGAGACTTGCCAGAGTAGAAACCCGAGTGAAAAAATATGGTAGTGGCAGCTTATCAATTGCAGAAGCAGAGGCTGAAAAAcctgaggaggagaaaaagcagtaa
- the CNGA3 gene encoding cyclic nucleotide-gated cation channel alpha-3 isoform X2 → MAKINTQHSYPGMHSLSVRTIDEDIERIENGYIRTHSLYEDAPSELQGVVSVEGRHVPESQASSFTGRGAMARSWAMRHLHHEDQRPDSFLERIRGPELVEVSTRQSNIRSFLGARERPGGANSHWPLARFNVNFSNNTNEDKKEEKKEVKEEKKEEKNEEKKDDKKDDKKDDKKDDKKKEEQKKEVFVIDPSSNLYYNWLTIIAAPVFYNWCMLVCRACFDELQMDHIKMWLFLDYVSDIIYLLDMLVRFRTGFLEQGLLVKDEKKLREHYTSTMQFKLDVLSLVPTDLAYVKLGLNYPELRFNRLLRIARLFEFFDRTETRTNYPNMFRIGNLVLYILIIIHWNACIYFAISKVIGFGTDSWVYPNVSVPEYARLSRKYIYSLYWSTLTLTTIGETPPPVKDEEYLFVVIDFLVGVLIFATIVGNVGSMISNMNASRAEFQAKVDSIKQYMQFRKVTKDLEARVIKWFDYLWTNKKTVDEKEVLKNLPDKLKAEIAINVHLDTLRKVRIFQDCEAGLLIELVLKLKPTVFSPGDYICKKGDIGREMYIIKEGKLAVVADDGITQFVVLSDGSYFGEISILNIKGSKSGNRRTANIRSIGYSDLFCLSKDDLMEALTEYPEAKKALEEKGRQILMKDNLIDEEAAKAGADPKDLEEKIGRLEVALDTLQTRFARLLAEYSSAQQKVKQRLARVETRVKKYGSGSLSIAEAEAEKPEEEKKQ, encoded by the exons ATGGCAAAAATCAACACCCAGCACTCCTACCCTGGTATGCACAGCCTGTCTGTCAGAACTATTGATGAAGATATCGAAAGGATTGAAAATGGCTATATCAG AACCCATTCACTGTATGAGGATGCACCCTCAGAACTGCAGGGAGTCGTTTCTGTGGAGGGAAGGCATGTACCTGAATCCCAGGCGAGCTCCTTCACGGGCAGGGGAGCAATGGCAAG GTCATGGGCCATGAGACACCTGCACCATGAAGACCAAAGGCCTGATTCTTTCCTAGAACGTATCAGAGGGCCGGAGCTCGTAGAGGTGTCCACCAGGCAAAGCAATATCCGCTCCTTTCTGGGTGCCCGTGAGCGGCCCGGGGGAGCAAACAG TCACTGGCCCTTAGCCAGGTTCAATGTCAACTTTAGCAACAACACCAATGAAGA caaaaaggaagaaaagaaagaggttaaagaggagaaaaaagaggaaaagaacgaggaaaagaaagatgacaaaaaagatgacaaaaaagatgacaaaaaagatgataagaaaaaggaaga gcagaaaaaagaGGTCTTTGTGATAGATCCTTCAAGCAATCTGTACTACAACTGGCTGACCATAATTGCAGCACCCGTGTTCTATAACTGGTGTATGCTAGTGTGCAG agCCTGCTTTGATGAGCTACAAATGGACCATATTAAAATGTGGCTGTTCTTGGATTATGTATCTGATATTATCTATCTTCTTGACATGCTCGTCAGATTCAGAACAG GCTTCCTTGAACAAGGCTTGCTAGTTAAGGACGAGAAGAAATTACGAGAACATTATACCAGCACTATGCAGTTCAAACTGGACGTGCTGTCTCTTGTGCCAACGGACCTGGCATATGTCAAGCTTGGTTTGAACTACCCTGAGCTCCGATTTAACCGCTTGCTGAGGATCGCTCGGCTCTTCGAGTTTTTTGACCGTACTGAGACCAGGACAAATTATCCGAACATGTTCCGTATCGGCAATCTCGTGTTATACATTCTTATCATCATCCATTGGAATGCGTGTATATACTTTGCAATATCGAAGGTGATCGGGTTTGGAACTGACTCCTGGGTGTATCCCAACGTGTCTGTTCCGGAGTACGCGCGCCTGTCCAGGAAGTACATTTACAGCCTGTACTGGTCGACCCTCACGCTGACAACCATCGGAGAAACACCGCCCCCCGTGAAAGATGAGGAGTATCTCTTTGTGGTCATCGACTTCCTGGTGGGCGTGCTCATCTTTGCTACCATTGTCGGTAATGTCGGCTCTATGATTTCCAACATGAATGCTTCCAGGGCAGAGTTCCAGGCCAAAGTGGATTCCATTAAACAGTACATGCAATTCCGAAAAGTGACTAAGGATTTGGAAGCCAGGGTTATTAAGTGGTTTGATTACCTCTGGACCAACAAGAAAACAGTGGATGAGAAGGAAGTTCTCAAAAATCTGCCTGACAAGTTGAAAGCTGAAATTGCCATCAATGTCCATTTGGACACACTGAGGAAAGTGCGTATATTCCAGGATTGTGAAGCTGGACTTCTCATTGAGCTGGTGCTGAAACTGAAACCTACAGTCTTCAGTCCTGGGGACTACATTTGCAAAAAAGGAGATATTGGAAGAGAAATGTACATTATCAAAGAGGGGAAATTGGCTGTGGTGGCGGATGATGGCATAACCCAATTTGTAGTCCTAAGTGATGGCAGCTACTTTGGTGAAATCAGCATCCTAAACATCAAAGGTAGCAAATCTGGCAACAGGAGGACAGCCAACATTAGGAGTATTGGTTATTCTGATTTGTTCTGCTTGTCTAAGGATGATTTAATGGAAGCTCTCACAGAATATCCAGAAGCCAAAAAGGCTCTGGAAGAGAAAGGACGTCAAATTCTAATGAAAGACAATTTAATAGATGAGGAGGCAGCAAAAGCGGGAGCTGACCCAAAagacttggaagaaaaaataggACGACTTGAAGTAGCTCTGGATACGCTGCAGACTAGGTTTGCGAGGCTCTTGGCAGAATACTCCTCAGCTCAACAAAAGGTGAAACAGAGACTTGCCAGAGTAGAAACCCGAGTGAAAAAATATGGTAGTGGCAGCTTATCAATTGCAGAAGCAGAGGCTGAAAAAcctgaggaggagaaaaagcagtaa